One Caretta caretta isolate rCarCar2 chromosome 8, rCarCar1.hap1, whole genome shotgun sequence DNA window includes the following coding sequences:
- the LOC142073063 gene encoding uncharacterized protein LOC142073063, protein MYAAQLTKERDLGMVIKDYNVFNKMHRPASQSLSFFPPPETDPLARENHVPVSPRAAVTRGSTRREDGGRGSRARPLLQAAGSAIRARAALQVKKGASLGEAVQPALRHAVLQHGAARGPAIRLTQPYAAREKESASPASLPPGPPPSPPALEPGTWCLSAQTTPFILRASRLWTKSVRRRRPSPVRRRRRECPRRREGSGREATQTGVSARTGGEGAKLPPPASSRPCDCPRPRAAPPMFTETLRPRRPSRVWNHSAEKRVPSDSSALRSPPPSCCKVGQWKVIELRGREATARCYCRRPELVSSCCGRLGCICCPYLLRRRRCAATGHRALELQSQV, encoded by the exons ATGTATGCGGCGCAACTTActaaagagagagatcttggaatgGTCATTAAGGACTACAATGTCTTCAACAAAAT GCATCGCCCAGCCTCACAGTCACTATCCTTCTTTCCTCCCCCAGAAACTGACCCCCTAGCACGCGAAAACCATGTGCCCGTCTCCCCGAGAGCGGCAGTGACCCGGGGCTCCACCAGGCGGGAGGACGGCGGACGAGGCTCGCGCgccaggcccctgctgcaggcGGCGGGATCCGCCATTCGCGCGCGCGCCGCGCTACAGGTGAAGAAGGGCGCCAGCCTGGGCGAAGCTGTGCAGCCCGCGCTACGACACGCGGTGCTCCAACATGGCGCCGCGCGCGGCCCGGCCATCAGACTCACACAGCCTTACGCGGCCCGAGAGAAAGAATCCGCCAGCCCAGCCTCATTGCCCCCCGGGCCTCCTCCCTCGCCCCCGGCCCTGGAGCCAGGTACCTGGTGTCTTTCAGCGCAGACGACACCGTTCATATTGAGAGCTTCCAGGCTGTGGACGAAGTCGGTTCGGAGACGCAGACCCAGCCCAGTACGGAGGCGGCGGCGGGAATGTCCGCGGCGGCGAGAGGGATCGGGACGGGAGGCGACTCAGACCGGAGTGAGCGCGCGCACAGGCGGGGAAGGCGCTAAACTGCCGCCACCAGCCAGCTCCAGACCCTGCGACTGCCCCCGTCCGCGCGCGGCGCCGCCAATGTTCACAGAGACACTCCGCCCCCGGAGGCCGAGTAGGGTTTGGAATCATTCCGCCGAGAAACGAGTCCCGTCTGACAGCTCAGCGTTAAGATCTCCCCCTCCCTCGTGTTGCAAAGTAGGGCAGTGGAAGGTGATTGAGCTGAGGGGAAGGGAAGCTACCGCGCGCTGCTACTGTCGCCGCCCAGAACTGGTTTCCTCCTGCTGCGGGCGGCTGGGCTGCATTTGCTGCCCGTACTTGTTGCGCCGCCGCCGTTGTGCTGCAACGGGACACCGTGCTTTAGAACTACAGAGCCAAGTATAA
- the IVNS1ABP gene encoding influenza virus NS1A-binding protein, translating into MIPNGYLMFEDENFIESSVAKLNALRKSGQFCDVRLQVCGHEMLAHRAVLACCSPYLFEIFNSDSDSHGVSHVKFDDLNPQAVEVLLNYAYTAQLKADKELVKDVYSAAKKLKMERVKQVCGDYLLSKMDVQSCISYRNFASCMGDSRLLNKIDGYIQEHLLQISEQEEFLKLPRLKLEVMLEDNVGLPSNGKLYTKVINWVQRSIWENGDSLEDLMEEVQTLYYSADHKLLDGNLLDGQAEVYGSDDDHIQFVQKKQPRENDHKQISSSSSGSFSSPNATVQSPKHEWKIVASEKTSSNTYLCLAVLDGVFCVIFLHGRNSPQSSPTSTPRLLKSMSFEIQPDDLIEKPLSPMQYARSGLGTAELNGKLIAAGGYNREECLRTVECYDPRKDRWTFIAPMRTPRARFQMAVLMGQLYVVGGSNGHSDDLSCGEMYDPEIDDWTPVPELRTSRCNAGVCALNGKLYVVGGSDPYGRKGLKNCDVFDPITKSWTSCAPLNIRRHQSAVCELNGYLYIIGGAESWNCLNSVERYNSENDTWTLIAPMNVARRGAGVAVHDGKLFVGGGFDGSRAVSCVEMYDPAKNEWKMMGNMTTPRSNAGIAAVANTIYAVGGFDGNEFLNTVEIYNPESNEWSPYTKTYKF; encoded by the exons ATGATTCCTAATGGGTATTTGATGTTTGAAGATGAAAACTTCATAGAGTCATCTGTTGCCAAATTAAATGCCTTGCGTAAAAGTGGTCAGTTCTGTGATGTTCGGCTTCAG gtatgTGGACATGAGATGTTGGCACATAGAGCAGTCCTAGCTTGCTGCAGTCCCTACCTGTTTGAAATCTTCAACAGTGATAGTGATTCTCATGGAGTTTCTCATGTTAAATTTGATGATCTCAATCCACAAGCCGTTGAAGTCTTATTAAATTATGCCTACACCGCTCA GTTGAAAGCTGATAAAGAGCTAGTAAAAGATGTATACTCTGCAGCAAAGAAGCTGAAGATGGAGAGAGTCAAGCAG gtttgtgGTGATTACTTGCTCTCTAAGATGGACGTTCAGAGCTGCATCTCTTACCGGAACTTTGCAAGTTGTATGGGAGACTCACGTTTGTTGAACAAGATTGATGGTTACATTCAGGAACATTTGTTGCAGATTTCAGAACAGGAGGAATTTCTCAAGCTTCCACGGTTAAAG CTTGAAGTAATGCTTGAAGACAATGTTGGCTTGCCTAGCAATGGCAAATTATACACAAAGGTAATCAACTGGGTGCAGCGCAGCATCTGGGAAAATGGAGACAGTCTGGAAGATCTAATGGAAGAG GTTCAAACGTTGTACTACTCAGCTGATCACAAGCTGCTTGATGGAAATCTACTAGATGGACAGGCTGAGGTGTATGGCAGTGATGATGACCACATTCAGTTTGTGCAG aaaaaGCAACCACGTGAGAACGATCACAAGCAGATAAGTAGCAGTTCCTCTGGAAGCTTTTCTTCTCCAAATGCTACTGTACAGAGTCCTAAACATGAATGGAAAATTGTTGCCTCCGAAAAGACTTCAA gTAATACCTACCTGTGTCTTGCTGTTTTGGATGGTGTGTTCTGTGTGATTTTTCTTCATGGGCGTAACAGCCCTCAGAGCTCTCCAACTAGTACTCCACGACTGCTGAAGAGCATGAGTTTTGAGATTCAACCAGATGACCTTATAGAAAAGCCCCTGTCTCCAATGCAGTATGCTCGATCTGGGTTGGGAACAGCGGAACTTAATGGCAAGCTAATAGCTGCAG GTGGTTATAACAGAGAGGAATGTCTGCGCACGGTAGAGTGCTATGATCCACGAAAGGACCGTTGGACTTTTATCGCACCTATGAGAACACCAAGAGCCCGATTCCAGATGGCAGTTCTAATG GGACAGCTGTATGTTGTAGGGGGATCAAATGGCCACTCTGATGACTTGAGTTGTGGGGAAATGTATGATCCAGAAATAGATGACTGGACTCCTGTTCCAGAACTGAGAACCAGTCGTTGCAATGCAG GAGTATGTGCTTTGAATGGTAAGCTGTACGTTGTTGGTGGCTCAGATCCTTATGGGCGGAAGGGACTGAAAAATTGTGATGTGTTTGATCCTATAACAAAATCTTGGACAAGCTGTGCTCCACTTAACATTC GTAGACATCAATCTGCAGTATGTGAGCTAAAtggatatttatatataattggaGGAGCAGAGTCCTGGAATTGTCTGAACAGTGTAGAGCGTTACAATTCAGAGAATGACACCTGGACTCTGATTGCACCTATGAATGTGGCTAGGCGTGGAGCTGGAGTGGCTGTTCATGATG GAAAACTCTTTGTTGGTGGAGGCTTTGATGGTTCTCGTGCTGTCAGTTGTGTGGAGATGTATGACCCTGctaaaaatgaatggaagatgATGGGAAACATGACTACTCCAAGAAGCAATGCTGGTATTGCAGCTGTGGCAAACACCATTTATGCAGTTGGAGGATTTGATGGCAATGAATTCCTGAATACAGTTGAAATCTACAACCCAGAGTCAAATGAATGGAGCCCATATACAAAAACTTACAAATTTTAA